In the Prochlorococcus marinus str. MIT 9312 genome, AAGAGATTAAAAGGTGAAGGTTCAGATTCTGACTCTAGATATGCATTTAGAAATTCAGCCTCTAAACCCAATAAACAAATAAAGAAAGTGCTATTTTTACACTGCATAAGAGATGCAAACAATATTAACTCAATTGAATCAAATATCTTTAAAACTTATATAGAGTGGACTAATTACACCTTGTCGAAAATTAAAAATGATCAAGAAAATTGGTGGATCAAAATACATCCTATGTCTAGTTTTTGGAAAGATGATATTGATATAATTAGAGAATTATTTAAGCAGAATAATATTGACAACTCTATTTCAGAAAATTGTCCTAGTACAAAAGAAATATTAGAAAAAGGTATGCCGATTTTTACATGTAATGGGACCATAGCACTTGAATCACTTGCATTTGGCAACTACTGTATTGCCTCGGGAAATAGAATCGCTAATTCTTTAATTAAGAAAATTGATGATTTAAATAGTTATGATAATTATTTATTAATGCCAGTTAATAAATGCCTCAAAAATCTGAAGGCTTCAAAAGAAAAATCAATATTAGCGAAATCTTTGTTAATGGATACAAAAAGCAGATGCGATCTTGAGCATTTTTTTCCATATAAATATATTCAATCCAACGATTCTTTTCTCCAAAAATTAAAAATAATATTTACTATTGGGAACAAAAAGCACAAATACATTTAAATTGTATGGTTATATATTTTTAGAAATAAATATATTTTGATTTATATTTTTTAAATTTTATATTGTTAGTTTTGAGATATTTTTCTATTTTTTCATTAGTTAATTTTGCTTTATTTTTAAATTTTTGATAAATAATTTTTTTTTTCAGGAACTTTCTGAAAGATAAAAAACTTTTACTAATCAATACCACAATTCCTACTATTAAAATGCTTTGCATTTAGAATGATTTTGTTTCTTTTGAATTTTCAAATAATAATTTCATATAATGAAATTGATTAATGAAAACATAAAACACTTATAAATAAAAATGATTTAATAGAATAATCATTTTTTTTTATAAAAACAAATTCTCTAAAATAAGAATTTTATTTATCACAAAAAATTATTACTTATGAAAAGTATTGTTCAAGAGAGATATGAGATACTTGTTATTGGGGCAGGTGGTGCTGGTTTAAGAGCTGCTATAGAGGCAAAATCATTAGGTAAAGAAGTTTTAGTTGTTGGGAAAAGAAGTAAATTCGATGCTCATACTGCTTTAGCTGCAGGAGGCATAAATGCAGTTTTTGGTAATTTAGATCCTAATGATTCTAAAGAGCAACATTTTGCAGATACATATCTTGAGGGCTATGGAATAGGGGATCCTGATATTATTGAGATAATGGTAAATGAATCACCAAAAAGAGTTAAAGAAATAGATGAATGGGGAGCAAACTTTAAAAGATTAAAAAATGGTAAATTAGATCAGAGATTTTTTGGCGCTCATACTTATCGGAGAACCTGTTACTCAGGTGATTATACAGGCAAATCTATCCTTAATGCATTATTAAATAAAGCTGATTCTATGGCAATACCCATAATAGATACTACTTACATAACAGAACTCATAATCTATGAAGATCGATGTATAGGTGCAATGTCTTTTGATATTAAATCTGGAGAGAAAAAAATAATCCTATCCAAAGCCATCATTATATGCACAGGTGGTCATACTGGGATTTGGAAAAGGAACTCATCGCGAAAAGATGAAAATAATGGAGATGGTCTTGCTCTAGCAATAAATGCAGGATGCGAACTAATTGATATGGAAATGGTTCAATTTCATCCAACTGGGATGATCTTTCCTGAAGAGATTTCTGGGAATCTAGTTACTGAAGCAGTTAGGGGAGAGGGTGGAAAACTTTACAATAATAAAGGGCAAAGATTTATGGAGTCTTATGATAAAGAGAGGTTAGAGTTATCCACAAGAGATAAAGTTGCAATAGCAAATTACACTGAAATAAAAGACGGTAGGGGTACTCCTAGAGGTGGCGTATATCTAGATATCAGTCATATAGAAAAAGATAAAATACTTGAAAAACTACCAAATATATTTAAACAGTTCAAAGATTATCAAAATATTGATATTTCAAAAGAGCCAATGGAAGTTGCGCCTACAGCTCATTATTCTATGGGGGGCATTAAAGTTTGCGCAATTAAGCATTCAACATCAATAAGTGGACTTTTTGCAGCAGGAGAAGTAGCTGGAGGACTTCACGGAGCTAATAGATTAGGTGGCAACTCCTTAGCAGAAATTCTAGTTTTTGGTAAAAAAGCAGGAAAGTCTGCCTCAGAATATTCATCAACAGTAAATTTCACAAATGAAATACCTACAAATATCATCAATAAAATTGATCATAATATTAATCAATTAATGTTTAAAGAAATGAAAAATCCAAAATTATTTTTAAATAATTTAAAAGACATAATGTGGCAATATTGTGGAGTTATAAAGAATAAAAAGGGCTTAGAATTTGGGTTAAATAAAATAGATGAGATGGGAGAAAAATTTAAAAAATCTAGTATAAAAAAGACAAAAAACAAACCTGATTTTCTAGTAGATTTGTTCAACATAAAGTTTTCTATTTTAGTTAGCAAACTAACACTAATTAGTACTATTCATAGAGAGGAAAGTAGAGGTGCCCATCAGAGATCTGATTTTAAAGATTTAAACAAATCAAGAAACTATAATATAATTTGTAAAATTACAAATAGAAAAATATCTATTGAAAAAAAACCTACAAAAATCCTGAAAAAAGATATTGTAAAATTTATCAAGAATGATTTAAGAAATAAAAATATAGGTATAAAGTTACTTGAATGATATTTTTTTTACATTTATTGCATTACTCTAATCAAAAAATTCTTTATAAGTTATACAATTATAATGATAAAATATTCTAATATTCTTTATTTTTTAAAAGTTCAAAAACATAATGCAACGTGAAATAGAAAATAATTTTAATAATATTTGGGAATCTCAAATTGATCAGTCAGAAGAAGAAATTGATCTGAAAAACCTCTTTAACATATTTATTGAAAAGAAGAAAACAATAGCAGGAATTACTTTAACCTCTTTCTTATTGGGTTGTTCATTTGCATTACTTCAAAAAAAATTATGGCAAGGGCAATTCCAAATTGTTCTTTCTGGTTCAGACATTAACTCATCAATGAATTTAGCGTTACCTAAAAACAATCCAATTAATAAACTTTTCAATAATTCATCGAGAAATAATATTAATACAGAACTTGAGATCTTAAAAAGTCCTTATATATTGCTTCCTATTTTTGAATACGTAATGTCAGAAAAAAATATATCTGACTACAAGGTTAACAAATTTGAAGAATGGAAAAAAGATTATTTAGAAGTAAAGTTCAAAAATAATACGAATATACTTGATATTTCATATAAAGATAATGATAAAGATTTAATTATTCCTGTACTAACAAAAATTTCAAAAATATATCAACAATATTCTCCAAACAAAAAAATAGAAACTATAAATACAAAGATTAGTTATTTAGATGATCAGATTGATATTTATAAAGAAAAATACAAAAAATCCTTTGAGAAGGCTTTAAATTTTTCTTTTGAGAAAGGACTATCAACTAATTTATTTTCAGAAATAAATCCCAATATAATTGATCAAAATGATGGGGTTCTGATAAAAAATATAGAAGTCAAATTAGATACTCTCAAAAATTTAGAAGATTCCTCAGCCTTGATTGCATTTTCAGAAGCAAATCTTATTAGTAGTGAAAAAATAAAAAGAATAAAAACAATTATTTCGGAAAAAGAGATGCAACTAATAATGTATTCAAAAGTTTATAAAGATCAAGATGTTGTTATAAAAGATATTAAAAAGGAAATTCTTACTTTATCAAAAATTTTTAATGATGAATTAAAGACTTTTTTGAAATCACAAAAAGAAGCGGCTATCAATCGAATCAACGCACAGAATTCTTCAAAAGAAATTCTTATTGAACATAAAAAATTAGTTTCTGAAGCAATTAAAAATCAAAGAATACTGATTAACTTTGAAGACACTTTGCGAAATATGCAGTTTTTCTTGAGAGAAAAAACTGTCCCTTGGAAACTAATTACTCAACCATTGGTCTCTGAAAACCCAGTTGCTCCACAGAAAAGACGTATTGCCATTTTATGGACTGCGGCAGGTTTTGCAATAAGCTTATTTTATGTACTTTTTAGATATCAACAAATAGGTTTATTGAAAAGAAATGAAGAGTTACAAAGCGTCCTTAGAATTCCTTTTATTGATAATTTTAATACTAAAGAAGAATCAAATTTATCGAATTTCTTTAAATTTCTGAATAAAGGCATTATCTCAAAAACTAATATCAAAAAGATCTCCCTAGTACCCCTAGGAGATATTGAAAATATTAGCTTAAACAAAATCGAGAATTACATCCAAACTAATGATCAAGATAAATTTACTTTGAGGGAAAGCTTACAAGAAATTGATAAAGATGATTTAATAATTTTCATTACATCTCTTAAAAATATATTTAAAAAAGATGTGATCAAAATTAGAAATAAAATAACTCTAAACAAATTATCTGTTTTTGGATTTTTAATTATCGATAGCGAGTAAAGTTGTATCTATTTAACAAAAATTCAATAGTAAGAAATTAATAAAATTAAAAATATTTACCTGGAAAAATTAATTTCTAATTTATTTTTTTAATTTTATCTAAAGAATTTTAAGTTTAAAATTTTGAGTTCCAAGTTAAAAATCCTGATTCAGAATATTAAAAAAAGACCTAATTTTATTAGGTTCTAGGAGCTAGAAATAATATTCTTGTAAGAAGGACATAGGACTATTTCTTAAACAAATTGGTATAGAAATAAAATCTATTTAATCCAAAAATTTTTCAAGCATTTATTTATGGCTGGGTAGATTCTGCTGGTAAATAACAGTTCATAAATCCAGTACTTTTTCTTATAATATTAATTTTGGAAGAAAGAAAGCTATAAGGTTCCAGTGAGATATTTAAGAATTAATATTGATGAAAAATTGGAGAAATGAATTTTTAATTATAAATTCTCGATAAGAATTCGGGTTTACCTAAATCCTTATTTATAAGATGGAGTTTAAATAGTCTTTAGCAGAAATAAATTAAACTTTGCTAGTTAACTTTTACTGATCTAACTTCTTCTTTTGTAGGAATATATACTACTATGAAGTAATTACAGAAATTAATTAATAGCAACAGAAATACTTATGTTTTTCTCCAAACAGCACATAATCTACCTTGTATAGAAATCTGCTCATTCTCCAAAACAATTGGAGAATAATTAGGATTTGCAGCCTCTAATGAAACTTTATTACCTTTTTTATAAAAATATTTTAAAGTTGCTCCACTCCCTGGTATGTATGCACTCACTATAGTTCCATTTTTAATGCTTCCTGTGCTTTCTATCGGTTCTAACAAAACTGTATCTCCATCAGCGATGAAAGCATCTTTCATGGAATCACCATTTACAATTAAAGCAAATAATCCCTTTTTTTTAATTACTGAAGATATATCTAACTCTTCTTGAAAATCATTAAAAGTTTCAATCAATCCTCCAGCTGCAATAGATCCAAGTATTGGGATCCCTTGTCTGAAAACATCCTCGACAATTTGCAAAGTCCTCGCTTTACCTTCTTGCCATTTAATAAAACCTTTATCCTGAAGATGCTTAAGACGACTTTGAATAGGTGCTGGAGATTTTAATCCCATAGCCTGCATCATTTGTCTTATAGATGGACTATGTTGAAATTCATTCATATAATCCCTTATCCATTCAAAAAGCTCATTTTGTGGCTCAGTAAGAGTCTTTTCAGAAGGAATCATCTCTAAAGCAAATGCAAACTAATACATTTGTACCTCTTAAAAGGAATTATTGCAACTATTTAACTTAACAATCCTGCCAAAAGAGCTTGCTGGACATGCAACCTATTTTCTGCCTGCTTAAAAATTCTACTAATTTTACTCTCAAAAACTTCTGCTGAAATTTCTTTACCCCTATATGCTGGCAGACAATGGAGAATAATTGCATCTTTATTTGCCTTTCTTACTAAACTGCTATTAATAGTAAATCCTTTAAAATCTTTATCTTTATCTTCTTTTTGATTTTCCTCTCCCATAGATGACCAAACATCTGTATAAAGAACATTTGCCCCTAATACAGCATCATAAGGATCATGAATGATTTTCAACAAATTCTTATTTTTGTAAATTTCAAGTGCTTTGTTAATAACCGAGACATTTGGTTCATAACCTCTTGGGCATGCAATTCTAACTTCTACTCCTAGTAATGCTCCACATAGAATAAGGGAGTTTGCGACGTTATTACCATCACCTATAAATGTCAAAACTACATTTCTAAAATCGATAAACTCCTCTTGAATTGTCAAAAAATCTGCTAGAGCTTGGCAGGGATGTTCTAAATCTGTAAGAGCATTAATTACTGGTATCGTAGACCATTTTGCATATTCTTCTAGATCTGAATGATTAAAAGTTCTAATTGCAATAACATCGCAATATCTACTTAGAACTCTAGCAGTATCTTTAATGGGCTCTCCTCTTCCTATTTGGGATGTAATCGGATTTAGGTCGATAGTGGTTCCACCAAGTCGTGACATCGCGACTTGAAAACTAACTCTTGTTCGTGTTGATGACTTATCAAATATTAATCCTAAAACTTTATTGTTAGGATCAATATTTATCTTTTTATTTTTAAAATTTTTTGCAAGGTCTAAAATATTAATAAACTCATCAGTTGTCATATCAAAGCTTGATAGATAATTATTATTAGCAAGCTTATTTGGTTTTACCATGAATAATTCTAGTGAGATCTAGATTCTACTATGCAGGTAACTTAGATTCTGAAAGCAGATTTTTCAACTCCTCACCCTCAATAACTTCTTCTTCAAGAATTTTTTGTGAAATTGATTCAAGTAATGGTAAATTATTCCTTAAAATGTTCAATGCAGTTTCGTGAGCATCATCTACTAGATCTCTTACTTCTTTATCTATCGCTTGAGCTGTAGCATCACTAACTGACCTTCTTGGATTATTACCATTACCCAAGAATTGCCCACCACCTTGTTTATCATAAGCAAGTGGACCAAGAATATCGCTCATGCCAAATGTGCCTACCATTTGTTCTGCTATATCTGTAGCCCTTTGAAGATCATTAGAAGCACCTGTAGTAATTTTTCCGAAAACCACCTCTTCTGCAGACCGGCCGCCTAAGAGTGTTGCTATCTGACCTTTTAATTCTTCTTTTGAATTAAGAAATCTCTCCTCAGTAGGCAATTGAAGAGTATATCCAAGTGCGCTCATTCCTCTTGGCACTATTGAAATTTTTGCAACTTTTGAACCTCCTGGCATTAAATGACCAACAATTGCATGGCCTACTTCGTGATAAGCAACAACTTTCTTCTCATCATCTTGGAGAACTCTACTTTTCTTCTCAAGACCAGCAACTACTCTTTCAATAGCCTCACTTAAGTCTTGTTGTTCAACACTTTTCCTCTTTGCTCTAGCTGCTAGAAGAGCTGCTTCATTAACCATATTTGCCAGGTCTGCACCGGCAAACCCACTTGTAGCTTGAGCTATAGAATCTAAATCTATTGAATCTGAAAGTTTAACTTTTTTTGTGTAGATCTCTAATATAGTTTTTCTGCCGGATAAATCTGGTCTATCAACTAAAACCTGTCTATCAAATCTTCCTGGTCTTAGAAGGGCCGCGTCAAGCACTTCGGGCTGGTTAGTAGCAGCAAGTACTATAACAGGCTTATCAGCAGAGGCAAATCCATCCATTTCGGTAAGAAGCTGATTTAAAGTTTGTTCTCTCTCATCATTACCACCAACTACTCCCATTGATCCTGAACGACTTTTACCAATAGCATCTAATTCGTCAATAAAAATAATGCAAGGGGCTTTTTTCTTAGCTTGCTCAAATAAATCCCTGACTCTTGCTGCACCTGCACCTACAAAAAGCTCAACAAATTCAGAGCCAGAAATAATGAAGAATGGAACTTCTGCTTCTCCAGCAACAGCTTTTGAAAGAAGAGTTTTTCCTGTTCCTGGAGGGCCTACAAGAAGAACTCCCTTTGGAATTCGGGCACCAATATCTGTATATCTCTCAGGTTTTTTTAAGAAATCAACGATTTCCGTTAATTCGTCCTTAGCTTCGTCAACCCCTGCCACATCTGCAAAAGTTACTTTTGATTCATCATCGGGTACATATACTTTAGCTTTACTTTTAGTAAAACTTAGAGCTCCTTGAGCACCTCCGCCTCCCATACTTCTTCTAGCAAAGAATTGCAGAACAAGAATAAAAATTAAAGGCGGAACAACCCAGCTCAAGATAGTTGAAAAGAAATTAGGTTTCTTTGGAGGAGCAGCAGCGAAT is a window encoding:
- a CDS encoding FAD-binding protein — its product is MKSIVQERYEILVIGAGGAGLRAAIEAKSLGKEVLVVGKRSKFDAHTALAAGGINAVFGNLDPNDSKEQHFADTYLEGYGIGDPDIIEIMVNESPKRVKEIDEWGANFKRLKNGKLDQRFFGAHTYRRTCYSGDYTGKSILNALLNKADSMAIPIIDTTYITELIIYEDRCIGAMSFDIKSGEKKIILSKAIIICTGGHTGIWKRNSSRKDENNGDGLALAINAGCELIDMEMVQFHPTGMIFPEEISGNLVTEAVRGEGGKLYNNKGQRFMESYDKERLELSTRDKVAIANYTEIKDGRGTPRGGVYLDISHIEKDKILEKLPNIFKQFKDYQNIDISKEPMEVAPTAHYSMGGIKVCAIKHSTSISGLFAAGEVAGGLHGANRLGGNSLAEILVFGKKAGKSASEYSSTVNFTNEIPTNIINKIDHNINQLMFKEMKNPKLFLNNLKDIMWQYCGVIKNKKGLEFGLNKIDEMGEKFKKSSIKKTKNKPDFLVDLFNIKFSILVSKLTLISTIHREESRGAHQRSDFKDLNKSRNYNIICKITNRKISIEKKPTKILKKDIVKFIKNDLRNKNIGIKLLE
- a CDS encoding GumC family protein; its protein translation is MQREIENNFNNIWESQIDQSEEEIDLKNLFNIFIEKKKTIAGITLTSFLLGCSFALLQKKLWQGQFQIVLSGSDINSSMNLALPKNNPINKLFNNSSRNNINTELEILKSPYILLPIFEYVMSEKNISDYKVNKFEEWKKDYLEVKFKNNTNILDISYKDNDKDLIIPVLTKISKIYQQYSPNKKIETINTKISYLDDQIDIYKEKYKKSFEKALNFSFEKGLSTNLFSEINPNIIDQNDGVLIKNIEVKLDTLKNLEDSSALIAFSEANLISSEKIKRIKTIISEKEMQLIMYSKVYKDQDVVIKDIKKEILTLSKIFNDELKTFLKSQKEAAINRINAQNSSKEILIEHKKLVSEAIKNQRILINFEDTLRNMQFFLREKTVPWKLITQPLVSENPVAPQKRRIAILWTAAGFAISLFYVLFRYQQIGLLKRNEELQSVLRIPFIDNFNTKEESNLSNFFKFLNKGIISKTNIKKISLVPLGDIENISLNKIENYIQTNDQDKFTLRESLQEIDKDDLIIFITSLKNIFKKDVIKIRNKITLNKLSVFGFLIIDSE
- the lexA gene encoding transcriptional repressor LexA — translated: MIPSEKTLTEPQNELFEWIRDYMNEFQHSPSIRQMMQAMGLKSPAPIQSRLKHLQDKGFIKWQEGKARTLQIVEDVFRQGIPILGSIAAGGLIETFNDFQEELDISSVIKKKGLFALIVNGDSMKDAFIADGDTVLLEPIESTGSIKNGTIVSAYIPGSGATLKYFYKKGNKVSLEAANPNYSPIVLENEQISIQGRLCAVWRKT
- the argF gene encoding ornithine carbamoyltransferase → MVKPNKLANNNYLSSFDMTTDEFINILDLAKNFKNKKINIDPNNKVLGLIFDKSSTRTRVSFQVAMSRLGGTTIDLNPITSQIGRGEPIKDTARVLSRYCDVIAIRTFNHSDLEEYAKWSTIPVINALTDLEHPCQALADFLTIQEEFIDFRNVVLTFIGDGNNVANSLILCGALLGVEVRIACPRGYEPNVSVINKALEIYKNKNLLKIIHDPYDAVLGANVLYTDVWSSMGEENQKEDKDKDFKGFTINSSLVRKANKDAIILHCLPAYRGKEISAEVFESKISRIFKQAENRLHVQQALLAGLLS
- the ftsH gene encoding ATP-dependent zinc metalloprotease FtsH, producing the protein MPIRQDDNQPNRRFGIVNIILIGVGALLLFSSLFPSQNMQIPRVPYSLFIDQVNDGEVKRAYITQEQIRYELNGAEEGAPSVLATTPIFDMDLPQRLESKGVEFAAAPPKKPNFFSTILSWVVPPLIFILVLQFFARRSMGGGGAQGALSFTKSKAKVYVPDDESKVTFADVAGVDEAKDELTEIVDFLKKPERYTDIGARIPKGVLLVGPPGTGKTLLSKAVAGEAEVPFFIISGSEFVELFVGAGAARVRDLFEQAKKKAPCIIFIDELDAIGKSRSGSMGVVGGNDEREQTLNQLLTEMDGFASADKPVIVLAATNQPEVLDAALLRPGRFDRQVLVDRPDLSGRKTILEIYTKKVKLSDSIDLDSIAQATSGFAGADLANMVNEAALLAARAKRKSVEQQDLSEAIERVVAGLEKKSRVLQDDEKKVVAYHEVGHAIVGHLMPGGSKVAKISIVPRGMSALGYTLQLPTEERFLNSKEELKGQIATLLGGRSAEEVVFGKITTGASNDLQRATDIAEQMVGTFGMSDILGPLAYDKQGGGQFLGNGNNPRRSVSDATAQAIDKEVRDLVDDAHETALNILRNNLPLLESISQKILEEEVIEGEELKNLLSESKLPA